The DNA sequence AGGAGATCAATTTTTTCGATAAAACCTTTGTTTGGGTATTCTGGATGAAAACTTGCTGTGATCTTTATTTTTTCACTCACTGGAAGTTTAAGCCAAAAGCTCTCTGGTTTAACAAAGTTTGTGACAATTCTTATTTCTTTCAAGTTTTGAATTGTTTCTAACTCTTCAATTATACTAATAAAATTTGGATGGAGACTTGGTTCTCCACCGATTAGATTAATGATGAAGTCTTCTTCAATGGCCTTAAGCTTCTTTAAAACAATCTTACTTAAGGTTGTGTACTCGGTGTTACTGTTAAATGGTCTATAGTAACAGTAGCTGCAGTCAAATTGACAATGAGATACCATTTCCCAATTTATATTGAGCGGGGAGCCTTCTCCAATTGCAATAATCTCTTCATTTTCATATTGCATTACTAAGGTCCTCTATTGCGATACGTTCTTGGCCAAAGAAGTTCTCAATCCCTCGTTGCTTTAATATCTCTTTATATAATGGTGCTTCGTAATTATAGGGGAAACAAAAGTCTTTAATTTCTATGCCTTGAGTGTTGAATTCATTTAGCATTTTATCTGTATCTTCTTTAAGATGATTATGAAGTTTTTTTAAAGCTAGGGTACCTCTTAAATCTTTATGTTGATGTGAATGTCCACCAATATAACAATTCTTAGTTGATGCTATTTCTTTGATTTGACTCCATTTCATATAATTAGCTGTATTGCCCGTCTTAAAGAAGCTCTCGTGAGCTTTAGAACATGAGGTTGTAATCTCGTTTTGCTCTTCTTGCTCTGGAGAAACTATATTAGTGGAAATAAAAAAGATCTTTGGTGTATCAAATTTTAAAAAATGATTTAAGTACTTATATTGTGAATACAGTCCGTCATCAAAGGTGATGATATAATTTGATAAGTCTAGCTCTAGCATCCATTCGTATACTTCATGAATCATCAATATAGGCTTGTTATTCTTATTCATAACTCTTTGCGATATCCTCAATAATTGCTTTAAGTTTAACTTGTGGACGATAGAATTGTTTTAATTTTTCGATACTTGGTGATCTCTTTAAAATATCTTTTGAATTAGCACTATATTCGTCATTAAAAGCAATTTTTTCAATTTCTACATCTAGCTTCAATGTATCTTTAATAAGATGAGCAAGCTCTTCTATCGTGACTCGGTTTTGATCATTTCCGATATTAATTGTTTGATTAGTGAACTTATCTTGCTCTATCAAATATTTTAATGATCCGATTAAATCACTGATATGGCAAAACGATCTAGTTTGAGTGCCATCTCCGTAAATTGTTATTTTACCTGTCTTTATCGCATCACGAATCATTTTTGGTATAACCATGCCATATTTAGAAGACTGCCTTGGCCCTGTTACATTAAATAACCTAAGAGTAATATGTGGAATTTCGTAACTCTTAAGTAGAAACTCTGTCATTAGCTTATTGCAGGCATAACCCCATCTCAAGATATCAGGAGGACCAATTTGAAGACTTTGATCTTCGACGCAATTTTCCTGATTACCATAGACTTCAGAACTTGAAGCGAATATTGTTTTTGTTTTATATTTAGCGAGAAGGGGTAGGAGATCATGATTGATCTTGTTTTCATTAATAATAGCTTCTCTAGGAGATTGATCGATTTTTTTTACGCCAACTGCTGCAGCAAAGTGGCAAAAAATTGTGGTGTCATTTAGTTCGGTATTAAGCCAATCCAAATCTACTTTACTTAACTTGGCCAAGTCCATATTTCTGTATGTTATTTCACCACAAATATCTTTCAAATCGTCTATTGAGACGACATTTGTTGATAGATTGTCGATAATAGTGATGGCGTATTCTTGAAAGAAATTCTTGGCGATTTCGCTTCCAAGGAAGCCAAGTCCGCCGCTCACTAACATTTTAGGTCTGGTCATAAATTCAGCCACTTGCAGTAATTTTATCTATTGGTAAAATTATTTAGTTAATAATAATGCATCAAATTTTAATTACACTTATAATTATAACATATTGCATGTTAATGAGGTGTCTCAATGAAGAAGAAAAATAACACAAATCAATTTGGTTTCACTCTTGCCGAGGTAATGGTTGCGGCCGGTCTAATTGGAGTACTATCTATGGCGGTTGTGAATATGATTGGTAATATCAATCGTACTTCTAAAAGGGCATCACAAGTTTTCAATATCCAACAAGAGATTCAAAGAATCTCAGGTATTTTGGCAGATGAGGATTCTTGTTTTAAAACTTTCAATGGGCGATCTTTTGGCTCTACTGCAAATGGTTCCTCTTTAACCTTTAATGAAATTCGTCGCTCAACTGGGCCAAACCCAGGAGATTTCGATACCATTTACACTCTTGATCAAGAGCTTGGTGGTACAGATGGAATTGTTCATATCGAAGCGATGTCTGCAACAACAACTTCAAACCCTGGACCTGTTTATTTAGAGAACGGTGTTAATGCAACAAAAGTAGATGCTAGTGTTAGAGTTACGTTCCAAAAGGGTCGAGCAGGCGCTGATATTGATATTGTAAAGAAAAGTTCTGTTGGTATGACAGATGTATCAAGAGATTTTCCACTAAGCTTTGTAATTAACGCAGCAACAGGTGCGGTACTTTCTTGTTATGGAAGTGCAAGTCAATACACAGATGCTGTTTGTGATGCACTTGGTGGTGAAATTGACTCAAACGGAGAATGTGTCCAAGTTACATTAAAGTCTCGTTCCGCAGGAACTCCTGAAGCGCAAGTACCATTAGACTACTCAGCACAAGTAGGGAGTGCTACCGCAGCTCAAATCAGTCCTAATAATATCGCAAATGCTCCATTGAAAATTCATAATGGCGGTGCTAGTTCAATATTAATAGATGATGATACTATACAAGCAGCTAATAGTGTATCAACTGACCCTAGTACAATGACATTTCCTACCTTAAATATTAACCCTTATGGAACTACTACTATAGGTGGTCCAGATGGGTCTGGCGATGTCCACAGTTCCCTCACAGAATATCCGCCGTTAAAGATAAAAAGAGAATCAAGAGCATTCTTATCGCTTGATGATAATTCTCTTCAAGCAGCTTATAAAAATGCTGCTCCTTCAAATGCTGTAGTATCGAGAGATTTAAACCTAAATCCTAGGGGTTCAAATGTCTTAGTTGGACGTACTGGTGGTACAACGAATCTTAAAATCTATGGTAACGTTATAATGGGAGACGATTCAGGTGCTACTGCAACTCGTGTTCTTGAAATGTATGATGGCTCTTACATTAACTTTCGATCGGATGAAAATCTAAAACATAATATTCATGAACTTGAAAAAGTACTTGAGAAATTTAGCGAAATTAGAGGTGTAGAATTCGTTTGGAATTCGAATAATCGACGCGATATAGGTTATATTGCTCAAGAAATTGAAAAGGTTTTCCCTGAGATTGTTTCAACAGACGCGAAAGGATTAAAAAGTGTTCAATATACTAAAATGCCTGCAGTAAATACAGCAGCTATTAAGGAACTTAAGCGTGAGAATGACGAGCTGAAGTTTAGAGTTAATCTTCTTATGAAGGCCCTTTGTAATGGAGAGGATGCTTATAAGTATGAAGAGGTTTGCTCAATTCCTGTTGCACCTTTAGAATAGTGAAATGAAAGATACAACTCTTGCCATTATTGGCGTCGGATATGTGGGAATCAACTTAGCAGTTAGATTCCCACAATTTTTTAAAACATTTGCCTTTGACATTGATAAAGAGAAGATCAACGCCTTAAATAGAGGTGTTGATATATCTAATCAGTTTCCTGCTGATGTATTATCAAGTTCTGGATGTATATTCACATCAAATGTAGATGCTCTTCAAGAAGCAAATTACTACTTAATTACTGTTCCTACGCCCCTTGATAGTAATAATGCCCCAGATCAAAGCCTTGTTGATCAAGCTGTAATTGGCCTTAAGGACTACCTTTGTTCTGGCGATACTGTTGTTATAGAGTCTACAGTCATGCCTGGAACAACAAATTACTTTAAAAACATATTAGGTAGAGATGATATATTTTTCGCATTCTCCCCAGAGCGTATCAGTCCAAACGATGGATATATTCAATTTGAAGATATTGTGAAAGTTGTCTCTTGTGAATCACAAGAAAAGTTAAATGACTTAGTATTAATCTATAGCAAAATATTTAGGCTAGTTGAGTCGAGTCAAGATCTAGAGGCCTGTGAGTTTGCTAAGCTTTTAGAAAATACTTCTAGAGATATTAATATTGCTATGATGAATGAGTTTTATCAAGGAGCTTTAGAAAAAGGTATTAATTTTCAAGAATCCCTTAGACTTGCCAGGAGTAAGTGGAATTTTCCAGAAGTTGATAAGGGCCTTGTGGGCGGTCATTGTATTAGTGTTGATCCGTACTATTTATCAGCTTATTTAGGTCTCTCGGAAGATTCAATTATCTTAAAATCTCGAAAAGTTAACGACTCAATGGTTATCTCTTTAGAGGAGAGGATACTAGCTATGAGTAAAATTGGTGATAGAGTTTTATTACTTGGGAAAACGTATAAAAAAAACTGTAATGATACCCGAGATTCAAGAGCACTTGAGCTATATGAAAAGCTAAAGCTTCGTATTGATCGAGTTATCGATTCTTTTGATCCATATATCGATAAATCAATTCAAATACTAGATTACAAAAATTTTGATTTGATTGTTACTCTCGTTGCTCATGATGAATTTATGCTAGAAAAAGGAATGTGGAGTAAGCTTCTTAATCCAAATGGAGCAATCTTTGACTTCGCTCAAGTCATACCGAAAGAGCTAGAGGGGCAATTTAAAATATATTACTAAATTAAGTTACAATCACAGTGATAACGGAAAAGCGTTTCAAAGCTATCTTCACTAATTCTGTGTTTATTTCTCATAAAGAGTTTAAAGGCGTCACCGCGGTTCAGGGTTTGACCGTGTTTTGAATTACATGAGAGCTTAAATGAAAGGTGAGAATATTTATCTAAGAAATCGTCTACTAGGTGATGATTATCGTTTGTTACAATAATTACATAAGTAAATTGTTCTTCATCCATATTTGGATACTCGATTTCTTGATCAAGATTCTCAACACAGTGATACAAAACCTCATCAACATATTTAAGATACTTTTCTCCATATCTTTTGATGAAGAGACCGTTTGTGAAAACATCAATTGTGCAATTTAGTTTAACAAGATGTTGAAAAACTTTTTCCATCGTTACGGGATCTATTAGGCCTGGCTCACCACCACTTAGGCTAACTTGTGCTCCTTCTGTGACAGAATAGACTTTTCCCAAAAGCATTTCTTTGCTGATAGGAGAAGTTTTGTTTCGTGTATGAGTATCAATAATACAATACGAACAATCCCAATTGCAGTTATATGTAGTTATTATGGTGAACTCATCACGTTTTGCCGTCATTTGTTAATTGTAACACGGTACAAAATTGTAAAAAAGCATTATTTTCTCTAAAGATTTTAGCTACTTAATAGAGTCTTGTAAGCGGTAATATTACTGCTAAAATAGATATATCAAGGATGATTAAATGACGAAAAAAGCAAAAGAAGTGAAGCTTGAAGTAAGGCTTTCAAACCTAAAAGATATTGATGGAATCCATGAGTTAGTTGCTCGATCTTATACTGGCTTTCCTGATGATTACACTAAGGGAATGATTCGTGGGCAGATTACAAATTATCCAGATGGAAATTTTGTTGCAACTTTAAACGGAAAAATTGTTGGATACTCTGCAAGTATACTTTTGTCAGAAAAGAAAGTTTTTAAAAAGCATACATGGGCAAGTATCACAGGACGAGGTTATGGTTCCACTCATGACGAGGATGGTGACTACCTCTATGGATATGAGACTTGTGTTGATCCATCTATTCGTGGTCATCGTATTGGCCAGCGCTTATATAATGCTAGGAAAAGGCTTGTAAAATATGAGCGCTTGAAAGGAATTGTCTTTGTTGGTCGTATTCCAAGTTTACACCGCCGTATCAAACAAGTTGAAAGTGTTGAAGATTATATTGAAAAAGTAAAAGAGAAGAAGATAAGAGATACGACTCTTGGTTTTCAATTAAGAAACGGTTTTGAAGTTTTAGGTGTTCTTGAAAAATATCTTCCTACTGATAAGGAATCGATGGGCTATGGTGTCCATTTGATATGGAAAAATACAGAATACCAAGCACAAGAGAGCAAGAAGGATCGCCCTGTTCAACAAAACTCAGTCCGTGTTGTAAGTGTCCAATATCAACAACGAGGTATTTCTAGCTTTAAAGAGTTTGAAGACTTAGTTGAATATTATGTCGACGTTACTGCTGACTATCGTGCTGACTTCGTTCTATTTCCAGAGCTGTTTACGATGCAGCTTCTTTCAATAAAGAATGAAGAAGTCGAGGCCAATGTTGCAATTGAGCATATGACAGCTTATACCGAAGATGTGAAGGCCCTTTTTCAACGATTAGCTGTAAAGTATAATGTAAACATTATTGCTGGATCACATCCAACGAAAGTAGGGGATCGCGTCCATAATATTAGCTATATTTGTCTACGTGATGGACAAATTCACGAACAAGCAAAAATTCATCCTACTCCTGATGAGCAATATTGGTGGAATATTGAAGGAGGAGATGAGGTTAAAGTTATTGATACTGACTGTGGCCCAATTGGTGTCTTGATCTGTTACGATAGTGAGTTTCCTGAACTTACAAGACACCTTGCAAATCAAGGGATCAATATTCTCTTTGTTCCATTCTTAACCGATAACCGACAGGCATATTGTCGCGTGAAATATTGTTGCCAGGCCCGTGCCATTGAAAATCAAATCTATGTTGCTATGGCCGGAAATGTTGGTAACTTACCAAGAGTAAATAATGTCGATATTCAATATGCTCAGAGTTGTATTTTAACTCCGTGTGATTTTCCATTTGCTAAAGATGGGATTGCTGCTGATACAACACCAAATGTAGAAATGGTTGCAATTGCTGATTTAAGAATTGATACTCTTTTAGAAGCTAGACAAAATGGTGCTGTAAAGAACTTAAAAGATCGTAGGCATGATCTTTACTCTGTCGTTTGGCATGGGAAATAGGTGGCCTAAATTATTTTTTATCTGGGATTTTACTCATCCCATATTCGGTAATGGCCGTTATCGAAAGTGATGGGTTTACTCCTGGGTTAGCAGAAATCATTGAACCATCAAAGACATACATATTTTCATAATTAAAGATTTTATTGTCTTTATCGATGACACCCTCTTTTTCACTTTCTCCCATACAGGCACCACCTAGAATATGTGCAGTGGAAGGAATTCCTGTTAGAGTTTCTGTAAACATAACCATTGGTTTCCCATCAATGATCTTACAATACTCTTTCGCCATTTGATGGGCCGTCTTTATAAAGGCCGTCGGTGCAGCACCTTTTGAAAGAACGGACTTCATTCCAAAAATTCCCTTCTTAAACTTTAGAGTACTATCAAGATGTTGCATAAAGAGATGAATATTTGTTTGTTTTGCAAAGTCATTTACAGTTAAAACTTTAAACCATTTAATTGGATCTCTTAGTGGCTCTATCGCCAGTTTAAACATTCTAAAAAAGAAATTAGGTTCAGAGATCATTGGCACCATAAGCACACGCCAAAATCCCGATCCATTGCCGTAACGAGTAGGCTCAAGATGTGAATGTTCATCAATGTCGATAATTGAACCAATGGCCACACCTTTGGTCATATCAATATCTTTCTTATAAGTTGTATTTAAGATAAGTGCTTCATTATTAGTTCTGATGGTATCACCAAGAGCTGGTGATAACTTAGGAAGTGTTGTTTTCTTTAAATCAAGTAGTAAGTTAATCGTTCCTAGAACACCGGCACTAAAGATAATACCATTGGCCTTTAGCGTTCTTGTCTTTCCAAAGTACTTTGTCGATTCTTTTAAAGTTACTTCGTAACTAGTTTTTCCGTTAGCTCCATCTATTGGGGAAACATGTGTTACTTTATTTTCAGCAAGTATATCAACACCAAGTTGTCTAGCGAGGTAGAGATAATTCTTGTCGAGTGTATTCTTGGCATTATGGCGACAACCCGTCATACAGGCGCCACATGAAATGCAACCTGAGCGAGTAGGTCCTTTTCCATCAAAGTATGGGTCCGCAACTTCAATGCCTTCTTTACCTTCTTCCCCAAAGTAAACAGAAACTTTCGTTGAGTCGAAATATTTTTCACGGCCAATATTTTTCGCAAGTTCAAGCATTGTGTGATCTGCATCGCCATGGTGTCTTGTTTTCTCAGCACCAAGCATCTTCCACGCAAGATCGTAATAAGGGGATAACTCTTCTTCCCAGTTATTTAAATCTTTCCAGGGACCGTGATTAAAGAATTGTGACTTAGGCTTTGGAAGAGTATTAGCGTAGACAAGTGATCCTCCGCCGACACCAACTCCACTTAAAACAGAGATATGCTTAAAGAAAGTAAGTTGTTGGATACCGAAGAACTTCAACTGGGGAAGCCACATCCACCTTGGAAGATTCCAATTAGTTTTTGGAAACTTCGTTGTATCAGAAAAGTCTTTCCCTTTTTCAACTACTAGGACGCTGTAGCCTTTTTCTGCAAGTCTTAGTGCTGAAACTGAACCACCGAAACCTGATCCAATATTAATATAGTCGTAACTTTCCTTAAGCATTGAGTTCGAGTTCCTTTCTGATTATATAATGACGTAATTATACATAAGGATTTCAATATGTTGAGTAGTTGAATATTAATTATTGATTAGAGTTATCTTGAAATTTCTTGTTTTATTAATAGTTTAGTAAATGTCGTGAGGGCCTTGTAAGGTGGTATAATAGAGAAGATTTTGGAGGATTTATGAAAGCAACAATCACAATCTTAGTACTGGCCATGACGACGTCTTCTGTCTTTGCCAAGGGAAGGCCACTTCTTAGATGCCCTAAGCAGGGGAACAAGGTTATTATTTGTCACGTGCCTCCAGGAAACCCAGATAAGGCCAAGGAAATTACAATCAATAAGAACTCTGTCCAAGATCACTTAGATCACGGAGACTATGCTGGCTACTGTGAAAACACACAGTATGCTGATAAGAAAGAGATGTGTGGAATTTGTGACGTGGATATCGATCCAACTTGTTAGTTATGGGGTACGCGCCACCTTTTCGTGAATTAAATAAGTTAGAGAAATAATTTTTTTAAGGTTTGAAAATAATAGATTCCGTATTAGCTGGTCCTAATAAAGTATGTCTTAATTTCAATGGTGGTAGTATTGGTGAAGATGTAGAGCTTCTTCTTTATGCTTTAAAAGAATCTTATGCAGGGTCTATCGGACTTGATACTTCTGACTTTGAAGAGTTACTTAATCAAGTTAGTTTGTTACGAGAAGAAAAAGATAAAGAGACACTATACGTTTTGTTGAAAGAAGTATTTTCTAAAGTTAAAGATAACCATTTAAAAATATGGAGAACTCATGCCGAAAGATCAATTGGATCTGTTTCTCAAAAGTCATATGAAGTTGGTCGAAACGTTGCCGATGAAGAAGAAGTCGTTGTAAGAACAATTGAGGAAGAGAGTTACACATTAATTGGGCTATCTCACTTTCCCATGCCCAATTCTAATTTATGGAAAACATTTTTAAAAGATATTGAACTTAGTTTAGAGAACAGTAATTTTGCTATTATTGATTTTAGAGGAAATGGTGGTGGAAATGACTATTTTGGTTATAAGATGGCTGAATTATTTTATGACCAAAAATTCTTTCATCCGATTAACTCTCAACTAGTTTTAAATACTGCTTTAGTAAAATTAATACAATCAAATACATTTTACAAAAGAAATGAAGAGTACTTTGATAAGTTCCGTACTGATTTTTATGGCTTTAAGGCAGAATCAGATAGGGTGTTGAAGCATAATGATGGAGCCGGTGTAACCCAGTTAGATGGCAAAAGTTACAACAAACCAATTTATGTTTTAATAGATCGAGATTGTAAATCTAGTGGAGAAAGTACAGCTCTATGTTTTGAAGATCATCCTCAAGTTCAATATGTAGGACAAGCAAGTAATGGGTGTATTGAATTTGGTAATGTTGGGATTATTGTACTTCCATATTCAAAACTATGTATTCAGCTTTCTACCCATAAGAATATCTTTAGAGATAATCGTAACTTTGAAAAAATTGGTATTCGGCCTCATATAAAATGTGAATCAGGTCAAGATGCTTTGGATGTAGCAGTTCAAGATTATAGAAATAAAAAAGCCCCAGCAAAAAACTGAGGCTTTTTTCATGGTGGGACATTGATGTTTCTTTATGAACTTAGTGTCCTTAAATCATAATTTATTAAATATATTAAAATTTCAAATAAATTCGAAGATAGATTTATAGCGTCCATAAAAAAGAAGGGCGATCTCTCGCCCTTCCCGAACTAGAACTTGCTCAATATAATCAATAGATTAAGTAAGCAGATTACTAGTTCTACTAGCAATAAAAAATCCTCCATGGTTTCTCCCTATGGATGCTCATCATTGAGCAGGAGAAAGGACTTTTTATTGATTCTCTTTTCATGTTATAGTTTCTATACCCTTTCCGAATTAGGGTTCTATTAGCAATAGAAATTAGCCTCTGTTAGTCAGGGGCTTTTTTTATGCAAAGAAATAATCTCTTTAGAGTTTTCTAAGTTATTGAGTTTATTTTGAAATTTGAAAAAAGAGTCTAACTTTTGAAGTTTTTTAAGGAAAAATTATGAGAACCTTATTCTGTAAATCGCTTCTTTTTCTTTCGACTTTGTGTTCTCCTGTGAAGGGTGAATCTGTGGCCTATACTCCAACAAAAAGTGAAGTCGATAAGGCAAAAGAAATTGCTGTTGCCAGTGCTGAGTGGTTCGAATATACAACTGGAAAAATGAACACAAGTAAAATAGGTCAATGTGGAGATTATGCTCTTCGATTTGTTTTAGAATTTAATAGGTTTGTCGGAAAGAATGTTGCCCGTCTTGTTGTCGCAAACAATCCAATTGAAAGCGGTACCTATCGTGTAGGTGAGAAAGTAAATGTTAAAAAACTTGGTTTTAATGGTTTCGCTTCAGGTGCAAGTGGTTTCTTAATTTGGGATAATCAACTTTATCTATATCACCCTATAATTGGTGCATATCAAATATTTCTTGTAAAAGCTTGGACACCTAAAAAGCATTTTGGAGTAGACATGCTAGATAAGAGGCAAGTTCATGTTTGGGCATCTGTAGGAAAGATAAGTGTTGATCCAACTTACTATGACTTATGGCCAGATAGGTTTTCTACACCTCTAGGTAAAGATGAATAGCTATAAATTGAAGATGTGTGACTTGTTCTTCGCGGTCTCCTGCCCGCTCGAATTTGTTCGGCATCATTCTTAGAAATGGTTTCGTGGTGTGAGAGGGACGCTCTCTCGCTCACTTCGTGTTCGCTCGTCAGCGATGCTCGGCTTCAAATGCCATCGTGGCATTTGCCGCCTCAACAACTTGCTCCATGATCAAAACTTGAAAATCTTGAATATCACACGAATAAAAAAAGCCCCGGCAGATGCCGAGGCTTTTTTCATGGTGGGACATACAAGACTTGAACTTGTGACCACCCGGTTATGAGCCGGGGGCTCTAACCAACTGAGCTAATGTCCCATAAGTTGGTAATTTGAAATATAAATTTAACTAAGATTTAGTAATCTGGCTACAAAATTTTGCTATGTGGCAGTGGTGCGATGTGTAATTGGCGACAGTAGTCAAATACGCAAAACAATGAAATGATATTCTCATGACAAAATTTAGCAAGTATAGCTCAAATGGAAATGACTTCATTCTTATCGATAACCGCGATGGGAAGCAGGAAATTGGCAATACTCAAAAATGGCAGGACTTGTGTCAGCGCTGTTTTGGTATCGGTGCCGATGGAGTGGTCTTTCTTGAAAGTAGTGACAAATATGACTTTCATATGCGCTACCTCAATGCCGATGGCAATGAAGAGAGTATGTGTGGAAACGCAACTCGTGCTATCACTGATTTCTATCGCCGTACGACGCAAACAAAGAATACTGAGTTTAAATTTACCACGGGAAGTGGGCTCTACTCTTCGGGAATCGAAGGGGATATTATCTGGGTTCACATGGCCGTGATTAAAGATGCTGACCTCTATGACCTCTCTAGTAAATATGAAGACGCTCAGGATTCGTACTATATTAATACTGGTGTTGAACACAGTGTATTTATGGTCTATGACGCTCAAGAAGTTGATGTCGATACAGTGGGAAGACGTGTTCGCTTTGACGAAGATTTTCCTCGTGGCTCAAATGCTA is a window from the Bacteriovorax sp. BAL6_X genome containing:
- the dapF gene encoding diaminopimelate epimerase codes for the protein MTKFSKYSSNGNDFILIDNRDGKQEIGNTQKWQDLCQRCFGIGADGVVFLESSDKYDFHMRYLNADGNEESMCGNATRAITDFYRRTTQTKNTEFKFTTGSGLYSSGIEGDIIWVHMAVIKDADLYDLSSKYEDAQDSYYINTGVEHSVFMVYDAQEVDVDTVGRRVRFDEDFPRGSNANFINQIDEGEWRIRTYERGVEAETFACGTGNVAAACMLWDKEYEHRDEIEFLTNGGILFVKRVDGFIYLGGQTKLVYTGEFND